Proteins encoded in a region of the Triticum dicoccoides isolate Atlit2015 ecotype Zavitan chromosome 3A, WEW_v2.0, whole genome shotgun sequence genome:
- the LOC119271376 gene encoding GDSL esterase/lipase At5g45910-like, with translation MLTKVVVFILFLLSVSLCGTSWQSYDAIYNFGDSISDTGNLCTGGCPSWLTMGQPPYGTSYFGRPTGRCSDGRVVVDFLAQFFRLPLLPPSKSKTNGTDFRKGANMAIIGATAMNLDFFQSHGLGSSIWNNGPLDTQIQWFLQLMPSICGGAGDCRSHLSKSLFILGEFGGNDYNAAIFGGKSLDEVYTYVPHIINKVTSGVETLIGLGAVDVVVPGVLPIGCFPLYLTLYGSSNQSDYDGDGCLRRFNDLSGYHNRLLRQGIGRLRSKYAGVRLMYGDFYTQVAEMVRSPRSFGLDYGLTVCCGASGQGSYNYNNKARCGMSGSSACKDPQNYLNWDGIRLTEHAYRSIAYGWLTGPYCVPAILH, from the exons ATGTTGACCAAGGTAGTGGtgttcatcctcttcctcttgagcGTCTCCCTCTGCGGGACGTCGTGGCAGAGCTACGATGCGATATACAACTTCGGCGACTCCATCTCCGACACCGGCAACCTCTGCACGGGCGGCTGCCCGTCGTGGCTCACCATGGGCCAGCCGCCGTACGGGACCAGCTACTTCGGCCGCCCGACAGGACGCTGCTCCGACGGCCGCGTCGTCGTCGACTTCCTCG CTCAGTTCTTCCGTCTGCCACTTCTTCCGCCGTCCAAGTCCAAGACGAACGGCACCGACTTCAGGAAAGGCGCCAACATGGCCATCATCGGCGCCACCGCCATGAACCTGGACTTCTTCCAGTCTCACGGCCTGGGCAGCAGCATCTGGAACAACGGGCCTCTGGACACGCAAATCCAGTGGTTCCTGCAGCTCATGCCTTCCatctgcggcggcgccggcg ATTGCAGGAGCCACCTGAGCAAGTCCCTGTTCATCTTGGGCGAGTTCGGGGGCAACGACTACAACGCGGCGATCTTCGGCGGCAAGAGCCTGGACGAGGTCTACACCTACGTGCCACACATCATCAACAAGGTCACAAGCGGCGTAGAG ACGCTGATCGGGCTGGGCGCGGTGGACGTGGTGGTGCCGGGCGTGCTGCCGATCGGGTGCTTCCCGCTCTACCTGACCCTGTACGGGAGCTCCAACCAGAGCGACTACGATGGGGACGGCTGCCTCAGGCGCTTCAACGACCTGTCCGGCTACCACAACCGGCTGCTCAGGCAGGGGATCGGCAGGCTCCGGAGCAAGTACGCCGGCGTCAGGCTCATGTACGGCGACTTCTACACCCAGGTCGCCGAGATGGTCCGCTCTCCCCGGAGCTTCG GACTGGATTACGGCCTGACTGTTTGTTGCGGCGCGAGCGGCCAAGGGTCATACAACTACAATAATAAGGCGAGGTGTGGCATGTCCGGCTCAAGCGCCTGCAAGGACCCTCAGAACTATTTGAACTGGGACGGCATCCGCTTGACTGAGCATGCCTACCGTTCGATCGCGTATGGGTGGCTCACAGGGCCCTACTGTGTGCCCGCTATTCTTCATTGA